A genomic segment from Sphingopyxis sp. DBS4 encodes:
- a CDS encoding MOSC domain-containing protein, producing the protein MSIKIDAVLTGKARAFRGDEASAIGKTPFEGARAVRRLGIDGDEQADLTVHGGVDKAIHHYPRDHYRWWAEALGGHALLTAPGAFGENISTEGLVESDLCIGDRFRLGTALVEVSQGRQPCWKLGHRFGIASVPATVVTSGRSGWYYRVIEDGAVAAGDTLDLIERPLPEWSVERVFRLLIGGAGKREPGALRELAAMEALATTWRARATKLLP; encoded by the coding sequence ATGAGCATAAAGATCGACGCGGTACTGACCGGCAAGGCGCGCGCCTTTCGCGGCGACGAGGCGAGCGCGATCGGCAAGACGCCGTTCGAGGGCGCACGCGCCGTCCGCCGCCTCGGCATCGACGGCGACGAGCAGGCCGACCTGACGGTGCACGGCGGGGTCGACAAGGCGATCCATCATTATCCGCGCGACCATTATCGCTGGTGGGCGGAGGCGCTGGGCGGCCACGCCCTGCTGACGGCACCGGGCGCGTTCGGCGAGAATATCTCGACCGAAGGGCTGGTCGAAAGCGATCTTTGCATCGGCGACCGCTTCCGCCTCGGCACGGCGCTGGTCGAAGTCAGCCAGGGGCGCCAGCCGTGCTGGAAGCTGGGACACCGCTTCGGCATCGCCAGCGTCCCCGCGACGGTGGTGACGAGCGGGCGCAGCGGCTGGTATTATCGCGTGATCGAGGACGGCGCGGTCGCGGCGGGCGATACGCTCGACCTGATCGAACGGCCGCTGCCCGAATGGAGCGTCGAGCGGGTGTTCCGGCTACTGATCGGCGGCGCGGGCAAGCGCGAGCCGGGCGCATTGCGCGAGTTGGCTGCGATGGAAGCGCTGGCA
- a CDS encoding UrcA family protein, whose translation MSKILILAALAAAPLAQPVLAQPTGPRTATVAHTDLDLSTAKGVKALDRRIWRAVVAVCGTAPDYDLEGKNDVRACRRDTRILAAAEAEQVIADAARGQPIRITTRAR comes from the coding sequence ATGAGCAAGATTCTGATCCTCGCCGCTCTCGCTGCCGCGCCGTTGGCCCAGCCCGTTCTCGCCCAGCCCACTGGGCCGCGCACAGCGACGGTGGCGCATACCGACCTGGACCTGAGCACCGCAAAAGGCGTCAAGGCGCTCGACCGCCGCATCTGGCGCGCCGTCGTCGCGGTGTGCGGCACCGCACCCGACTATGACCTCGAAGGCAAGAATGACGTTCGCGCGTGCCGGCGCGACACGCGCATCCTCGCGGCGGCCGAGGCCGAGCAGGTGATCGCCGATGCGGCGCGGGGCCAGCCGATCCGCATCACGACCCGTGCCAGATAA
- a CDS encoding SDR family oxidoreductase, giving the protein MKTTGNTILLSGGGSGIGLALAQRWHDAGNVVIVTGRNAAKLEAATAGRANLHARVLDITDPAAIAAFATEIVAAFPALNIIVNNAGVMMYERADAKRDLADAEATVVTNILGPIRLIDALVDHLTAAADSAIVNVTSGLAFVPLPKAPTYSASKAALHSYTQALRVQLEGKVEVIELAPPAVRTELTPGQSTREAYMPLDAFADEVMGLFAQTPTPAEILVQNVLLLRNAEADGAVAERLAFLKNL; this is encoded by the coding sequence ATGAAAACCACAGGCAACACCATTCTCCTCTCCGGCGGCGGCTCGGGCATCGGGCTCGCGCTCGCGCAGCGTTGGCACGACGCGGGCAATGTCGTGATCGTCACCGGCCGCAACGCAGCAAAGCTGGAAGCCGCGACCGCGGGTCGCGCGAATTTGCACGCCCGGGTGCTCGACATCACCGATCCGGCGGCGATCGCGGCCTTTGCAACCGAGATCGTGGCGGCCTTTCCGGCGCTCAACATCATCGTGAACAACGCGGGCGTGATGATGTACGAACGGGCGGACGCAAAGCGCGACCTGGCCGACGCGGAGGCGACGGTCGTCACCAACATCCTCGGCCCGATCCGGCTGATCGACGCGCTGGTCGATCACCTGACGGCGGCGGCGGACAGCGCGATCGTCAACGTCACGTCGGGGCTTGCCTTTGTGCCGCTGCCCAAGGCGCCGACCTATTCGGCGAGCAAGGCGGCGCTGCACAGCTATACGCAGGCACTGCGCGTCCAGTTGGAAGGCAAGGTCGAAGTGATCGAACTCGCGCCGCCCGCAGTCCGTACCGAACTGACGCCGGGGCAGTCGACGCGCGAGGCCTATATGCCGCTCGATGCTTTTGCCGACGAAGTGATGGGGCTGTTCGCGCAGACACCGACGCCGGCGGAAATATTGGTGCAGAACGTCCTGCTGCTGCGTAATGCCGAAGCCGATGGCGCGGTGGCGGAGCGACTGGCGTTTCTGAAGAACCTGTAA
- a CDS encoding YnfA family protein — protein sequence MTAFAYIAAALAEIAGCFAFWAWLRMDKSVWWTLPGLASLALFAWLLTLVDTDHAGRAYAAYGGVYIVAALLWLWAVEGARPDRWDLIGAAICLGGAALILFGPRGG from the coding sequence ATGACCGCCTTCGCCTATATCGCCGCTGCACTGGCAGAGATCGCCGGATGCTTCGCCTTCTGGGCGTGGCTGCGGATGGACAAGTCGGTCTGGTGGACCCTGCCGGGGCTGGCGTCGCTGGCGCTGTTCGCGTGGTTGCTGACGCTCGTCGATACCGATCATGCCGGGCGCGCCTATGCCGCTTATGGCGGGGTCTATATCGTCGCGGCGCTGTTGTGGCTGTGGGCGGTCGAGGGCGCGCGGCCCGACCGCTGGGATCTGATCGGCGCCGCGATCTGTCTCGGCGGCGCGGCGCTGATCCTGTTCGGTCCGCGCGGGGGCTGA
- a CDS encoding LysR family transcriptional regulator, whose amino-acid sequence MFDWNDLRYFLAVAESGSTLAAARALRVSQTTVARRIAALEAAMGLTLFERRQAGYALTPVGEAMLANALAVRDAADRFDEAAGARSRDAGGAVSVTVMEIFAITVLPPILRDLRAAHPEIHIHLDTSDDPRDLATGAADIAIRSSKQPAGAGLVGRRIADNGWTLYCSRDYADRHGIPHSREELATHPFIGGGGSVWEPYRAWLRQYRLEESVVMQYDSAAGLLAGVRSGMGLTILPAFLADHEPDLIRCIPPKADDTTGLWLLTHERLRHVPRVRIVLDFLAGALTRLARE is encoded by the coding sequence ATGTTCGACTGGAACGATCTTCGCTATTTCCTTGCCGTCGCGGAGAGCGGCAGCACGCTCGCGGCGGCGCGCGCGCTGCGCGTCAGCCAGACCACGGTCGCCCGCCGCATCGCGGCGCTAGAGGCGGCGATGGGGCTTACCCTCTTCGAACGCCGTCAGGCGGGCTATGCGTTGACCCCGGTGGGTGAAGCGATGTTGGCGAATGCGCTGGCGGTCCGCGACGCCGCCGATCGCTTCGACGAGGCGGCGGGCGCCCGCTCGCGCGACGCGGGCGGTGCGGTCAGCGTCACGGTGATGGAGATTTTCGCGATCACCGTCCTGCCGCCGATCCTGCGCGACCTGCGCGCGGCGCATCCCGAAATCCATATCCACCTCGACACGTCGGACGATCCGCGCGATCTCGCGACGGGCGCCGCCGACATCGCGATCCGCAGCAGCAAGCAGCCGGCAGGCGCGGGCCTCGTCGGGCGGCGCATCGCCGACAATGGCTGGACGCTCTATTGCAGCCGCGACTATGCCGACCGCCACGGCATTCCGCACAGCCGCGAGGAACTGGCGACCCACCCCTTCATCGGCGGCGGCGGCTCGGTCTGGGAACCCTATCGCGCGTGGCTCCGGCAATATCGGCTCGAGGAGTCGGTGGTCATGCAATATGATTCGGCGGCGGGCCTGCTCGCCGGGGTGCGCTCGGGAATGGGGCTCACCATCCTGCCGGCCTTTCTCGCCGACCACGAACCCGACCTCATCCGCTGCATCCCGCCCAAGGCCGACGATACGACGGGCCTGTGGCTGCTCACCCACGAACGGCTGCGTCATGTGCCGCGGGTGCGCATCGTCCTCGATTTCCTGGCGGGCGCGCTGACCCGACTGGCGCGGGAATAG
- the rlmN gene encoding 23S rRNA (adenine(2503)-C(2))-methyltransferase RlmN: MQIPGHIDPVTTGTVPLRGGNRIDLVGLTRDAIGGVLVEAGLDAKAAKLRAKQIWHWIYHRGVTDFEAMTDIAKAMRPWLTDRFIIGRPTVREAQVSNDGTRKWLLAAADGQEYEMVFIPDADRGTLCVSSQVGCTLNCRFCHTGTMRLVRNLAAGEIVGQVLLARDALGEWPKGTMAGFGPDPEDDDADEGGSHYTADGRMLTNIVMMGMGEPLYNFDEVKGALKIVMDGDGLALSKRRITLSTSGVVPMMARAGEEIGVNLAVSLHAVSKEVRDEIVPLNRKYGIEELLAACAAYPGANNARRITFEYVMLKDKNDSDDDARELVRLIKHYNLPAKVNLIPFNPWPGAPYECSSPERVRAFSSLIFKSGISAPVRTPRGRDIMAACGQLKSAATKPTRAELDRIAEEKQAALG, translated from the coding sequence ATGCAGATTCCTGGCCATATCGACCCAGTCACCACGGGCACCGTTCCCCTGCGCGGGGGCAACCGCATCGACCTGGTCGGGCTGACCCGCGACGCGATCGGCGGCGTGCTGGTCGAGGCCGGGCTCGACGCCAAGGCGGCGAAGCTGCGCGCGAAACAGATCTGGCACTGGATCTATCATCGCGGCGTCACCGATTTCGAGGCGATGACCGATATCGCCAAGGCGATGCGCCCGTGGCTGACCGACCGCTTCATCATTGGCCGCCCCACCGTGCGCGAGGCGCAGGTGTCGAACGACGGGACGCGCAAATGGCTGCTCGCCGCCGCCGACGGCCAGGAATATGAGATGGTCTTCATCCCCGACGCCGATCGGGGAACGCTGTGCGTGTCGAGCCAGGTCGGATGCACGCTCAACTGCCGCTTCTGCCACACCGGGACGATGCGCCTCGTCCGCAATCTGGCGGCGGGCGAGATCGTCGGGCAGGTGCTGCTCGCGCGCGACGCGCTCGGCGAATGGCCCAAGGGGACGATGGCCGGCTTCGGCCCCGATCCCGAGGATGACGACGCCGACGAAGGCGGCAGCCATTACACCGCCGACGGCCGGATGCTCACCAACATCGTGATGATGGGGATGGGCGAGCCGCTCTATAATTTCGACGAGGTCAAGGGTGCGCTGAAGATCGTCATGGACGGCGACGGGCTGGCGCTGTCGAAACGGCGCATCACTTTGTCGACGAGCGGCGTCGTGCCGATGATGGCGCGCGCGGGCGAAGAGATCGGCGTCAACCTCGCGGTGTCGCTGCACGCGGTCAGCAAGGAGGTGCGCGACGAGATCGTGCCGCTCAACCGCAAATATGGCATCGAGGAATTGCTCGCGGCCTGCGCCGCCTATCCCGGCGCGAACAACGCGCGGCGCATCACCTTCGAATATGTGATGCTGAAGGACAAGAACGACAGCGACGACGACGCGCGCGAGCTCGTCCGGCTGATCAAGCACTATAATCTGCCCGCGAAGGTCAATCTGATCCCGTTCAATCCGTGGCCCGGCGCACCCTATGAATGTTCGTCGCCCGAGCGGGTGCGCGCGTTCAGCAGCCTGATCTTCAAGAGCGGGATTTCGGCGCCGGTCCGCACGCCGCGCGGGCGCGACATCATGGCCGCGTGCGGCCAGCTCAAGAGCGCGGCGACCAAGCCGACCCGCGCCGAACTCGACCGCATCGCCGAGGAAAAACAGGCGGCGCTGGGCTGA
- a CDS encoding sorbosone dehydrogenase family protein, whose protein sequence is MRKILKIAGLVLALLIVVAVAAYYWLSRPDVARFSTAELSGRVPVMAAQRGQVIPTMNVPEATSWPAGQAPHAAEGLTVARFAEGLDHPRSIFVLPNGDVLVAEAESPPRDTSGIENKIMARLMSKAGAGGQSANRITLLRDADGDGKAEVKSAYITGLNSPYGMALVGKTLYVANTDAILAFPYVEGETKMSGKPKKIADLPAKGTNRHWTKSLVAAPNGWLYVGVGADSNIGEKGMGNETRRASVLEVRPENGYVRTYAAGIRNPVGLAYYPGSDRLWAVVNERDMLGSDVVPDYMTTVDEGDFFGWPWYYWGGFVDPRVPPEEEDRRQYVKRPDYALGAHVAPLGFTFTNGLALGERWANGALIARHGSWNREPVAGYDVIFVKFGANGKPVDALPVPFLDQFLAKDSKTTRGRPADVKVAKDGSALVADDTGNMIWRVAKAG, encoded by the coding sequence ATGCGCAAAATCCTGAAAATTGCCGGCCTCGTCCTCGCCCTTCTGATCGTGGTCGCCGTCGCCGCTTATTATTGGCTGTCGCGGCCCGACGTCGCGCGCTTTTCGACCGCCGAACTCAGCGGCCGCGTGCCGGTGATGGCGGCGCAGCGCGGCCAGGTCATCCCGACCATGAACGTGCCGGAGGCGACAAGCTGGCCCGCCGGTCAGGCCCCGCATGCCGCCGAGGGACTGACGGTCGCGCGCTTTGCCGAGGGGCTGGACCATCCGCGTTCGATCTTCGTGCTGCCCAACGGCGACGTGCTGGTCGCCGAAGCAGAGAGTCCGCCGCGCGACACCTCGGGGATCGAGAACAAGATCATGGCCCGCCTGATGAGCAAGGCCGGTGCCGGCGGCCAATCGGCGAACCGCATCACGTTGCTTCGCGACGCCGACGGCGATGGCAAGGCCGAGGTCAAAAGCGCCTATATCACCGGCCTCAACTCGCCCTATGGCATGGCGCTGGTCGGCAAGACGCTCTACGTCGCGAATACCGACGCGATCCTCGCCTTTCCCTATGTCGAGGGCGAGACGAAGATGAGCGGCAAACCGAAGAAGATCGCCGACCTGCCCGCAAAGGGCACCAACCGCCACTGGACAAAGAGCCTCGTCGCGGCGCCCAACGGCTGGCTCTATGTCGGGGTCGGCGCCGATTCCAACATCGGCGAAAAGGGCATGGGCAACGAAACCCGCCGCGCCAGCGTGCTCGAGGTGCGGCCCGAGAACGGCTATGTCCGCACCTATGCCGCGGGCATCCGCAATCCGGTCGGGCTCGCTTACTATCCGGGCAGCGACCGACTGTGGGCGGTGGTCAACGAGCGCGACATGCTCGGCAGCGACGTGGTGCCCGACTATATGACCACCGTCGACGAAGGCGATTTCTTCGGCTGGCCCTGGTATTATTGGGGTGGCTTCGTCGATCCGCGCGTTCCGCCCGAGGAAGAGGATCGCCGCCAATATGTGAAGCGCCCGGACTATGCGCTCGGCGCCCACGTCGCGCCGCTCGGCTTCACCTTCACCAACGGGCTGGCGCTCGGCGAGCGCTGGGCGAACGGCGCGCTGATCGCACGGCACGGATCGTGGAACCGCGAGCCGGTGGCGGGCTATGACGTGATCTTCGTCAAGTTCGGCGCGAACGGCAAGCCGGTCGACGCGCTGCCCGTCCCCTTCCTCGACCAGTTCCTCGCCAAGGACAGCAAGACGACCCGCGGCCGCCCCGCCGACGTCAAGGTCGCGAAGGACGGCAGCGCGCTGGTCGCCGACGATACGGGGAATATGATCTGGCGGGTGGCGAAGGCGGGGTAA
- the dnaN gene encoding DNA polymerase III subunit beta, whose protein sequence is MKATIERAVLLKSLGHVQSVVERRNTIPILSNVLIEADATGQLKLMATDLDLQVVETIAAKVETPGTTTVSAHTLFEIARKLPEGAEVSLAAAEGKMQVKAGRSNFNLPTLPRDDFPVIAEGDLPTSFELPVAELIQIIDKTRFAISTEETRYYLNGIFFHVAEDATGPVLKAAATDGHRLARYTVTRPDGATGMPDVIVPRKCVGEIRKLLDEAEGNVEISLSASKIRFQLGNAVLTSKLIDGTFPDYSRVIPTANDKLLKVDPKSLFQGVDRVSTIASEKTRAVKVGLDKDRITLSVTSPENGTAAEELAAGYDSDAMEIGFNARYLSDILGQVDGDSVELHLADANAPTLIRESEKSPALYVLMPMRV, encoded by the coding sequence ATGAAAGCGACGATCGAACGCGCAGTGCTTCTGAAGAGCCTCGGCCACGTCCAGTCGGTGGTCGAACGGCGCAATACCATCCCCATCCTGTCGAACGTCCTGATCGAAGCCGATGCGACCGGTCAGCTCAAATTGATGGCGACCGACCTCGATCTCCAGGTCGTCGAAACGATCGCGGCGAAGGTCGAAACCCCCGGCACGACGACCGTGTCGGCGCACACCTTGTTCGAGATCGCGCGCAAGCTGCCCGAAGGCGCCGAAGTCAGCCTCGCCGCCGCCGAGGGCAAGATGCAGGTGAAGGCTGGCCGCTCGAACTTCAACCTGCCGACGCTGCCGCGTGACGATTTCCCCGTGATCGCCGAGGGCGACCTGCCGACCAGCTTCGAATTGCCGGTCGCGGAACTCATCCAGATCATCGACAAGACGCGCTTCGCCATCTCGACCGAGGAAACGCGCTACTATCTGAACGGCATCTTCTTCCACGTCGCCGAAGATGCGACGGGACCGGTGCTGAAGGCGGCGGCAACCGACGGCCACCGCCTCGCGCGCTACACGGTGACGCGCCCCGACGGCGCCACCGGCATGCCCGACGTCATCGTCCCGCGCAAATGCGTCGGCGAGATCCGCAAGCTGCTCGACGAGGCCGAAGGCAATGTCGAGATCAGCCTGTCGGCGTCGAAGATCCGCTTCCAGCTCGGCAATGCCGTGCTGACCTCGAAGCTGATCGACGGCACTTTCCCCGATTACAGCCGCGTTATCCCGACCGCGAACGACAAGCTGCTCAAGGTCGATCCAAAGAGTCTGTTCCAGGGCGTCGACCGCGTGTCGACGATCGCCAGCGAAAAGACCCGCGCGGTCAAGGTCGGCCTCGACAAGGATCGCATCACGCTGAGCGTGACCAGCCCCGAAAACGGTACCGCGGCCGAAGAACTCGCCGCGGGCTATGACAGCGACGCGATGGAGATCGGCTTCAATGCCCGATATCTCAGCGACATCCTGGGCCAGGTCGACGGCGACAGCGTCGAACTGCACCTCGCCGACGCGAATGCGCCAACACTGATCCGCGAGAGCGAGAAGAGCCCGGCGCTGTACGTGCTGATGCCGATGCGGGTCTAA
- a CDS encoding thioredoxin family protein, whose protein sequence is MTQKAIFYHAGCGVCVDAEQAVAEAIDPARYTVESVHLGENPGRVAEAEAAGVQSVPALVLGGQPYHINFGASLDALK, encoded by the coding sequence ATGACCCAGAAAGCGATTTTCTATCACGCCGGTTGCGGCGTTTGCGTCGATGCCGAACAGGCAGTCGCCGAAGCGATCGATCCCGCGCGCTATACCGTCGAAAGCGTTCACCTCGGCGAAAATCCGGGTCGCGTCGCGGAAGCGGAGGCCGCGGGCGTCCAATCGGTTCCCGCGCTCGTGCTCGGCGGTCAGCCCTATCACATCAATTTCGGCGCTTCGCTCGACGCGCTCAAATAA
- a CDS encoding helix-turn-helix domain-containing protein, which translates to MPQPEKRVYDPEVPVDPRVEMLVNDLIGRVADKWTLLVLEELEEHGTCRFTRLAQLVPGISQKMLTQTLRAMERDGLVHRKVHPVVPPKVEYSLTALGHSLGEAFCGVWQWAEINLDRVEAARTAFDGRG; encoded by the coding sequence ATGCCGCAACCGGAAAAACGCGTCTATGACCCCGAGGTGCCCGTCGACCCGCGTGTCGAAATGCTCGTCAACGACCTGATCGGACGAGTCGCGGACAAATGGACGCTGCTTGTACTCGAAGAGTTGGAGGAGCATGGCACCTGTCGTTTCACGCGCCTCGCGCAGCTTGTTCCCGGTATCAGCCAGAAGATGCTGACCCAGACGCTGCGCGCCATGGAACGCGACGGACTGGTCCACCGCAAGGTCCACCCGGTCGTTCCTCCCAAGGTCGAATATAGTCTGACGGCGCTGGGGCATAGCCTCGGAGAAGCCTTTTGCGGCGTGTGGCAATGGGCGGAAATCAATCTCGATCGGGTGGAAGCGGCGCGGACGGCATTCGACGGGCGCGGATAA
- a CDS encoding outer membrane protein: MKKFAVAAALLSAAVATTPAFAADGGEARVEVRGGYITGSGFDDATLGVAGGYDFDLGSTAFGGAEIAGDKVLIDGAKVQFSAGGRAGAKIGANGKLYANAGYTFGQIDDPYVGAGYQHKLGQNLYGKVEYRHQFLGNNVNDFDTFAVGLGFAF; this comes from the coding sequence ATGAAGAAGTTCGCAGTTGCTGCCGCTCTCCTCTCGGCTGCCGTCGCCACCACCCCTGCCTTTGCTGCCGATGGCGGCGAAGCCCGCGTCGAAGTGCGCGGCGGTTACATCACCGGCAGCGGTTTCGACGACGCCACCCTCGGCGTTGCGGGCGGCTATGATTTCGACCTCGGCTCGACCGCTTTCGGCGGCGCCGAAATCGCCGGCGACAAGGTCCTGATCGACGGCGCCAAGGTCCAGTTCTCGGCCGGTGGTCGTGCGGGCGCCAAGATCGGTGCCAACGGCAAGCTCTATGCCAACGCCGGTTACACCTTCGGCCAGATCGACGATCCCTATGTCGGTGCCGGCTACCAGCACAAGCTGGGCCAGAACCTGTACGGCAAGGTCGAGTATCGCCACCAGTTCCTCGGCAACAACGTCAACGACTTCGACACCTTCGCTGTCGGTCTCGGCTTCGCGTTCTGA
- a CDS encoding MarR family winged helix-turn-helix transcriptional regulator gives MTDRLSDLLTRAARLIAGDGYWAGLKPAQWQALRYLAVANRFSRTPGALTAWLGQTKGTVSQTVAALERKGLVMRSEDRDDRRLVRLALTPAGRALLAEAPETVADAMTAGLTGDERAALAPLLARMLTEHLTRRGYRPFGLCAECRHFIRNAADGAPHRCGLLALPLSAEDAGAICVEQEAA, from the coding sequence ATGACCGACCGGCTATCCGACCTGCTGACTCGTGCGGCGCGGCTGATCGCGGGGGATGGCTATTGGGCGGGATTGAAGCCCGCCCAATGGCAGGCCCTGCGCTATCTTGCCGTCGCCAATCGCTTTTCCCGCACCCCCGGTGCGCTGACCGCGTGGCTGGGCCAGACGAAGGGGACGGTGTCGCAGACGGTCGCCGCGCTCGAACGCAAGGGACTGGTCATGCGGTCGGAGGATCGGGACGATCGCCGTCTCGTCCGGCTGGCGCTGACCCCGGCGGGACGAGCGCTGCTGGCCGAGGCCCCCGAAACGGTCGCCGATGCGATGACTGCCGGCCTGACCGGCGACGAGCGCGCCGCGCTCGCACCGCTGCTGGCACGCATGCTGACCGAACATCTGACGCGGCGCGGCTACCGTCCGTTCGGCCTGTGCGCCGAGTGCCGCCATTTCATCCGCAATGCTGCGGACGGTGCGCCCCATCGCTGCGGTCTGCTGGCACTGCCGCTGTCGGCCGAGGATGCCGGCGCGATCTGTGTCGAGCAGGAGGCGGCATGA